A DNA window from Patagioenas fasciata isolate bPatFas1 chromosome 1, bPatFas1.hap1, whole genome shotgun sequence contains the following coding sequences:
- the TIMMDC1 gene encoding complex I assembly factor TIMMDC1, mitochondrial, whose product MAEGVGAAPQFGRPAPPPQTGWERLRELLRRDERQQYPEETVNILKSAFTGGVVGWMYGGLPAFYQARKAFIERSHGELFHNRADAVQSAHRAGLRSFLRYGWRWSWRVAAFVTIFNTVSTGLSVYRNKTTISHFASAGAFTGALFRMHLGLQGLAGGVVFGTVFGIPAGGLLMMMQKLAGETLQEKRNRERRELYEQKLAEWQSRLSVTEVLGQTESNTQGGPEVERARESRSY is encoded by the exons ATGGCGGAGGGGGTCGGCGCTGCCCCGCAGTTCGgccgcccggcgccgccgccgcagACGGGCTGGGAGCGGCTCCGCGAGCTCCTGCGGCGCGA CGAGCGGCAGCAGTATCCGGAGGAGACGGTGAACATCCTCAAGTCGGCCTTCACCGGTGGAGTCGTCGGCTGGATGTACGGCGGGCTGCCCGCTTTCTACCAGGCGCGGAAGGCCTTCATCGAGCGGAGCCACGGGGAGCTCTTCCACAACCGCGCCGACGCCGTG CAATCCGCGCACCGGGCTGGTCTCAGGAGCTTCCTCCGCTATGGCtggcgctggagctggagagtgGCGGCTTTTGTGACAATATTCAA CACGGTGAGCACTGGTCTGTCTGTGTACCGCAATAAAACCACTATCAGTCATTTTGCTTCCGCAGGAG CCTTCACAGGAGCCCTTTTCAGAATGCACTTGGGCCTTCAGGGACTGGCAGGCGGCGTCGTGTTTGGAACAGTGTTTGG GATCCCTGCAGGAGGCCTCCTAATGATGATGCAGAAGCTTGCTGGTGAGACCTTGCAGGAGAAGAGAAATCGTGAGCGCAGGGAGCTGTATGAGCAGAAGTTAGCGGAGTG GCAATCCAGGCTCAGTGTGACTGAAGTCTTAGGCCAAACAGAAAGCAACACTCAGGGAGGACCGGAGGTGGAGAGAGCAAGAGAATCTAGGAGCTACTGA
- the CD80 gene encoding T-lymphocyte activation antigen CD80: MVCLPATPLALRRRLGLWLLVGLCLSAGYALEKKVIKGKVGEKVGLPCCYEIPSSESLQNYRVYWQKNTTDVVLAYAEGKMISTPKNRTEMNETNLTLWISPVKILDSGPYQCVVQRLPRSLPSSFVVCDESVTLFVTADFTEPNITTEVSTDSCELTEMVVTCSSHGGFPKPKISGTLNNVSVVWNASWVSKSSLSPYNVTGTLWLNVTEDISITCSIENDGFSKSTSLFLKKTNECVVPTVPPPYHVITASTIIMIFFIVAITLTARYLRRHVRSRRRKPQDTVEEDVKECMKPPLTTKVTSETSSV; encoded by the exons GCTATGCACTGGAGAAGAAAGTAATCAAAGGCAAAGTGGGGGAAAAAGTTGGCCTCCCTTGTTGTTACGAAATTCCCAGCTCAGAAAGCCTACAAAATTACCGGGTCTACTGGCAGAAGAACACCACAGATGTAGTGCTTGCCTACGCAGAAGGGAAGATGATCTCCACGCCCAAGAACCGCACAGAGATGAACGAAACAAACCTCACTCTGTGGATCTCCCCTGTGAAAATTCTAGACAGTGGCCCTTACCAGTGTGTAGTTCAGCGCCTTCCCAGGTCTCTGCCGAGCTCATTCGTTGTGTGTGATGAGTCTGTCACCCTCTTTGTTACAG CTGACTTCACTGAACCGAACATAACAACAGAAGTATCCACTGATTCCTGTGAATTAACTGAGATGGTGGTAACATGTTCTTCTCATGGAGGTTTTCCCAAACCCAAAATCTCTGGGACCCTCAACAACGTGTCTGTGGTGTGGAATGCCAGCTGGGTGTCCAAGTCCAGCCTCAGCCCATACAATGTCACTGGCACACTCTGGCTCAACGTGACCGAAGACATCAGCATCACTTGCTCTATTGAAAATGATGGCTTTTCCAAGTCCACCAGTTTGTTTCTGA aAAAAACAAATGAGTGTGTTGTCCCTACTGTGCCTCCACCTTATCATGTCATTACTGCTTCAACTATCATCATGATCTTCTTCATTGTGGCTATCACCCTCACAGCAAGATACCTCCGAAGGCATG TCCGTTCTCGTCGTCGTAAGCCTCAGGATACAGTGGAAGAGGATGTGAAAGAATGTATGAAGCCACCCTTGACCACTAAAGTGACATCTGAAACATCATCTGTATGA